A genomic region of Lagopus muta isolate bLagMut1 chromosome 19, bLagMut1 primary, whole genome shotgun sequence contains the following coding sequences:
- the SET gene encoding protein SET, with the protein MSAPAAKVSKKELNSNHDGADETSEKEQQEAIEHIDEVQNEIDRLNEQASEEILKVEQKYNKLRQPFFQKRSELIAKIPNFWVTTFVNHPQVSALLGEEDEEALHYLTRVEVTEFEDIKSGYRIDFYFDENPYFENKVLSKEFHLNESGDPSSKSTEIKWKSGKDLTKRSSQTQNKASRKRQHEEPESFFTWFTDHSDAGADELGEVIKDDIWPNPLQYYLVPDMDDEEGEGEEDDDDDEEEEGLEDIDEEGDEDEGEEDEDDDEGEEGEEDEGEDD; encoded by the exons ATGTCGGCGCCGGCGGCCAAAGTCAGTAAGAAGGAGCTCAACTCCAACCACGATGGGGCCGACGAGACCTCAG aaaaagagcaacaggAAGCAATTGAACACATTGATGAAGTACAGAATGAAATAGACAG ACTGAATGAACAAGCCAGTGAGGAAATTTTGAAAGTAGAACAGAAATACAACAAACTCCGCCAACCATTCTTCCAGAAGAGGTCAGAATTGATCGCCAAAATCCCAAATTTCTGGGTAACAACATTTGTCAACCACCCGCAAG TATCTGCACTGCTGGGAGAAGAAGACGAAGAGGCACTGCATTATTTGACCAGAGTTGAGGTGACAGAATTTGAAGACATCAAATCAGGTTACAGAATAGATTTT TATTTTGATGAGAATCcatactttgaaaataaagttCTCTCCAAAGAGTTTCACCTGAATGAAAGCGGAGACCCATCTTCAAAATCAACTGAGATCAAATGGAAATCTGGAAAG GATCTGACAAAACGTTCAAGCCAGACACAGAACAAAGCCAGTAGGAAGAGGCAGCATGAAGAGCCAGAAAGTTTCTTTACCTGGTTCACTGACCACTCTGATGCAGGTGCTGACGAGCTAGGAGAGGTCATCAAGGATGACATCTGGCCAAATCCATTACAGTACTACTTG GTTCCTGATATGGATGATGaagaaggggagggagaggaagacgatgatgatgatgaagaggaagaagggtTGGAGGATATTGACGAAGAAGGAGATGAAGATGAgggagaagaagatgaagatgatgatgagggagaggaaggagag